In Streptomyces sp. SN-593, a single genomic region encodes these proteins:
- the pth gene encoding aminoacyl-tRNA hydrolase, with protein sequence MSDSTGPWMVVGLGNPGPEYAGNRHNIGFMVADLLAERMGGKFKRAHKAQAQVVEGRIGPPGPASARVVLAKPMSYMNLSGGPVTALKEFYKVPTDRIIAVHDELDIDYPTLRLKLGGGDNGHNGLKSITKSLGADYLRVRAGIGRPPGRMDVAAFVLKDFSATERKELEWFVDRAADAVEELVTEGLERAQSRYNG encoded by the coding sequence ATGAGCGACAGCACAGGGCCCTGGATGGTGGTGGGCCTGGGCAACCCCGGGCCGGAGTACGCCGGCAACCGGCACAACATCGGCTTCATGGTGGCCGACCTGCTCGCCGAGCGGATGGGCGGGAAGTTCAAGCGCGCCCACAAGGCGCAGGCGCAGGTCGTCGAGGGCCGGATCGGGCCGCCCGGCCCGGCGAGCGCGCGGGTGGTGCTGGCCAAGCCCATGTCGTACATGAACCTGTCCGGCGGGCCGGTCACGGCGCTCAAGGAGTTCTACAAGGTGCCGACCGACCGCATCATCGCGGTGCACGACGAACTGGACATCGACTACCCCACCCTGCGGCTCAAGCTCGGCGGCGGTGACAACGGCCACAACGGGCTGAAGTCGATCACGAAGTCGCTCGGCGCGGACTACCTGCGGGTGCGGGCCGGGATCGGCCGGCCGCCCGGGCGGATGGACGTGGCGGCCTTCGTGCTGAAGGACTTCTCCGCGACCGAGCGCAAGGAACTGGAGTGGTTCGTGGACCGGGCGGCCGACGCGGTCGAGGAACTGGTCACCGAAGGGCTCGAACGGGCGCAGAGCCGCTACAACGGCTAG